One genomic window of Solanum dulcamara chromosome 12, daSolDulc1.2, whole genome shotgun sequence includes the following:
- the LOC129876674 gene encoding beta-xylosidase/alpha-L-arabinofuranosidase 2 has protein sequence MAFSSNNQCSAFLCFIHILGFIFLLELKPVLAQNSPVFACDITSNPALGNLSFCDASLTVENRVNDLVQRLTLSEKIGFLVSGAGGVSRLGIPKYEWWSEALHGVAYTGPGVHFSSLVPGATSFPQVILTAASFNVTLFQTIGKVVSTEARAMYNVGLAGLTYWSPNVNIFRDPRWGRGQETPGEDPTLTSKYGVAYVRGLQQTDDGSKHKLKVAACCKHYTAYDVDNWKGIQRYSFNALVTQQDLDDTFQPPFKSCVLEGDVASVMCSYNQVNGKPTCGDADLLAGIIRGDWKLNGYIVTDCDSLQVIFKSQNYTKTPEEAAALGLNSGVDLNCGSWLSTYTQGAVDQKLVNESVIDRAISNNFATLMRLGFFDGNPRNRIYGNLGPKDVCTLENQDLAREAARQGIVLLKNTAGSLPLIPTAIKSLAVIGPNANVTKTMIGNYEGIPCKYTTPLQGLTASVATIYKPGCADVSCNTAQIDDAKKIASTADAVILVMGSDQSIEKESLDRINITLPGQQSVLVAEVAKVAKGPVVLVIMSGGGMDVQFAVDNPKITSILWIGFPGEAGGAALADVIFGYYNPSGRLPMTWYPQSYADVVPMTIMNMRPDPATNYPGRTYRFYTGPTVFTFGHGLSYSQFKHHLDKVPKFVSLPLGEKHTCRFSKCKSIEAVGQSCSNLGFDIHLRVKNVGKISGSHTIFLFTSPPSVHNAPKKHLLGFEKVHLTPQGEGVVKFNVDVCKHLSVHDELGNRKVALGPHVLHIGDLKHSLTVRI, from the exons ATGGCCTTTTCATCTAATAACCAATGCTCTGCTTTCCTCTGTTTCATTCACATTCTTGGTTTCATATTTTTGTTAGAATTGAAGCCAGTTTTGGCACAGAATTCTCCTGTTTTCGCTTGTGATATCACGAGTAATCCGGCGTTGGGGAATTTATCATTTTGTGACGCGTCTTTGACAGTGGAAAACAGAGTGAATGATCTTGTGCAGAGATTGACTTTGTCAGAAAAGATTGGATTCTTGGTGAGTGGTGCAGGTGGTGTGAGTAGGCTTGGGATACCTAAGTATGAATGGTGGTCTGAGGCCTTACATGGTGTTGCATATACTGGTCCAGGAGTACATTTCTCTAGTCTTGTTCCTGGTGCCACTAGCTTCCCTCAAGTCATTCTCACTGCTGCTTCTTTCAATGTCACATTGTTTCAAACCATTGGAAAG GTAGTGTCCACCGAGGCTAGGGCAATGTACAATGTTGGTTTAGCAGGTTTGACATATTGGTCTCCCAATGTCAACATTTTTCGTGACCCAAGATGGGGAAGAGGCCAAGAAACACCAGGAGAAGACCCAACACTCACCAGCAAGTATGGTGTAGCCTATGTCAGAGGATTGCAACAAACAGATGATGGCAGTAAACATAAGCTCAAGGTTGCTGCTTGCTGTAAGCATTATACAGCTTATGATGTTGATAATTGGAAAGGAATCCAAAGATATAGTTTCAATGCTCTG GTAACACAACAAGATTTAGATGATACATTTCAACCCCCATTCAAGAGTTGTGTACTTGAAGGAGATGTAGCCAGTGTGATGTGTTCATATAATCAAGTCAATGGCAAGCCAACCTGTGGTGATGCAGACCTTCTTGCTGGGATTATAAGGGGAGATTGGAAATTAAATGG ATACATAGTCACGGATTGTGATTCATTACAAGTCATTTTCAAATCCCAAAACTACACCAAAACACCAGAGGAGGCTGCAGCTTTGGGTCTAAATTCAG GGGTGGACCTGAATTGTGGATCTTGGCTGAGTACATATACTCAAGGTGCTGTTGACCAAAAACTTGTGAATGAATCAGTTATTGATAGAGCTATCTCAAATAATTTTGCAACACTAATGAGACTTGGATTCTTTGATGGTAATCCAAGAAACCGCATTTATGGAAACCTTGGCCCTAAAGATGTTTGCACCCTAGAAAACCAAGATCTTGCTCGTGAAGCTGCAAGACAAGGGATAGTCTTGCTGAAAAATACTGCAGGATCACTACCTTTAATTCCCACTGCCATCAAATCGTTAGCAGTCATTGGTCCTAATGCTAATGTGACCAAAACCATGATCGGCAATTATGAAG GCATTCCATGCAAGTACACAACTCCCTTGCAAGGTCTAACAGCCTCAGTTGCCACAATCTACAAGCCAGGATGTGCTGATGTGTCTTGCAACACTGCCCAAATTGATGATGCCAAGAAAATAGCATCCACAGCTGATGCTGTGATTTTAGTAATGGGATCTGATCAATCTATTGAGAAAGAAAGCCTGGACAGAATTAATATAACTCTTCCAGGACAGCAATCAGTTCTAGTAGCAGAGGTTGCTAAAGTTGCCAAGGGACCTGTAGTCCTTGTTATCATGTCTGGAGGTGGAATGGACGTACAATTTGCTGTTGACAATCCTAAGATAACAAGCATTCTTTGGATTGGTTTCCCTGGAGAAGCCGGTGGTGCTGCCTTAGCAGATGTCATCTTTGGATATTATAACCCAA GTGGAAGGCTCCCGATGACATGGTATCCACAATCATATGCAGATGTGGTTCCAATGACTATTATGAACATGAGGCCAGACCCTGCCACAAACTACCCTGGCAGGACTTATAGGTTCTATACTGGTCCAACTGTTTTCACATTTGGTCATGGATTAAGCTACTCTCAGTTCAAACACCATCTAGATAAAGTGCCGAAATTTGTCTCCCTCCCTCTTGGGGAAAAACATACTTGTCGTTTTAGCAAGTGCAAGTCTATTGAAGCAGTTGGGCAAAGCTGCAGCAATTTGGGATTTGACATTCATCTCAGAGTTAAAAATGTAGGGAAGATAAGTGGAAGCCATACAATTTTCTTGTTCACTTCACCACCCTCAGTTCATAATGCACCTAAGAAACATTTGTTGGGGTTCGAGAAAGTCCATTTGACACCCCAAGGGGAAGGGGTTGTTAAGTTCAATGTAGATGTTTGCAAGCATTTGAGTGTACATGACGAGCTTGGAAACAGGAAAGTTGCATTAGGACCACATGTTCTTCATATAGGAGATTTGAAGCATTCCTTGACTGTGAGGATTTGA